One genomic segment of Tursiops truncatus isolate mTurTru1 chromosome 4, mTurTru1.mat.Y, whole genome shotgun sequence includes these proteins:
- the LOC109547926 gene encoding developmental pluripotency-associated protein 3 encodes MDSSEVNPTWTLESPQTSIDENSQAIPVASQPMSEVLIKNLSNVTPNPSIKLPFILPECLRQPTGRLLGETIPYRRGVRTVLTDRRDKIERLIQSVKKRYSKGVPRSDSQREPWQNDVETQSRGQRFRSSCRFCWFHRDPSEDNYENYYHNKYYSNYDMESKEP; translated from the coding sequence ATGGATTCATCTGAGGTTAACCCAACCTGGACCCTGGAGTCTCCTCAAACATCCATCGATGAAAATTCCCAGGCAATTCCAGTTGCCTCTCAACCTATGTCTGAAGTGTTAATAAAGAACCTCAGTAACGTGACGCCCAACCCGAGTATCAAATTGCCATTCATTCTACCAGAATGTCTACGTCAACCAACTGGGCGGTTACTTGGTGAAACCATACCCTATAGGAGAGGGGTGAGGACCGTGTTAACTGATCGGAGAGATAAGATAGAACGTCTGATTCAATCTGTTAAAAAACGCTACAGCAAAGGAGTTCCTCGGTCTGACTCTCAAAGAGAACCATGGCAGAATGATGTTGAGACTCAGTCAAGAGGGCAAAGGTTTAGAAGTAGCTGTCGTTTTTGCTGGTTTCACAGAGATCCTTCTGAGGATAATTATGAGaattattaccacaataagtATTACAGTAATTATGACATGGAGTCGAAGGAGCCATAA